ATGCGCTTTGGCAAAAAAATTATCAAAGCCAAACCGAACTGTCAGAGCAGACTGGCTTGACGTTGAACACTCTAACCAAAATGATTGACCGAATGATTCGCATGAAGCTTGTGGAACGGTGTTCTCATGAAAAAGATAAGCGGAAAAAGATGATTTGTCTGACAGATTATGCAAAAGGATTAAAAGCAGAATATGATGCAATTTCTGATGAAATCATTGAAATCTTTTACAGTGGTTTTTCTGATCTGGAAATCAGTGAATTTGAGATTTATTTAGAGCGTATTTTAGTAAATTTAAGCCAATCAAGAAAGGATGAAGCATGAACGAGTTAATCAAATTAGTGACCAATCAATGGCAGTTTCTATTTAGTCTGGTGCGGGATCATATCTGGATATCGGGGTTGTCTATCTTGCTTGCTTTAATTTTGGGAGTTGGGCTTGGAATTTTCATCAGTTTCAAAAAAAGCTGGGCTGGTGTCGTTATCGGAATAGTGAATATTCTTTATACAATTCCCTCTATTGCCCTTTTAGGGATTTTGATTTCAATTACAGGAATTGGTAACAAGACAGCAATTGTAGCTCTAACCTTGTATGCACTTTTACCTATGGTACGGAGCACTTATACAGGGATTACAGGTGTTGATCCGCTTCTCGTTGAAGCAGCAGAAGGAATGGGTTCTACTCGCGAACAGATTTTAACCAAGGTTCAATTGCCACTTGCCTTTCCGGTCATGATGGCAGGTTTTCGCAATATGGTGACGATGACCATTGCACTAGCCGGGATTGCTTCTTTCGTTGGTGCTGGTGGTCTGGGGGTTGCAATCTACCGTGGGATTACCACTAATAATCAAACCTTGACCTTGGTCGGAAGTATTTTAGTAGCTTTGTTGGCATTGGTCTTTGATTTTCTCCTTTCTTTGGTCGAAAAATCAATCTTAAACCATAAAAAAGTATCTGAAAAATGGTTAGTTGTTTTAAGTTTCATAACTCTTTTGACAGCAGGAACAATCGCGTTTTTGCAAATGAATCCAATGGGCGGAACGGTCAAGATTGCGACCAAGCCACAGACGGAAAACTATATCTTAGGTGAAATGCAAAAGCAAGTCATTGAAGAATATACCAATCTGAAGGTCAAAATGACCAAAGGTGTTGGTGGTGGTACCTCAAATATTCATCCAGCAATGGTTAAAGGTGAATTTGATATTTATGCTGAATACACCGGTACAATCTGGGAAGTTATTCTCAAAAAATCAGGCTCGTATGATGAAAGTCAATTTAAGACGCTTGAAAGTCAATACCGCAAGAAATATCAACTTGCATGGGCAAATACATTTAGCTTTAATAACACATATGGCTTAGCCGTTCGTAAGGATGTAGCAGAAAAATACAATATTAAAACCTTTAGTGATTTAGCCAAAGCCAGTCCTAATTTAACTTTTGGTGCAGAGTATGACTTCTTTGGTCGTGAAGACGGTTTTGCACGTTTGCAATCTACCTATGGTATGAAGTTCAAATCTCAAGTGGATATGGATAGCGGATTGAAATATCAGGCTATTAAATCCGGAAAAGTTGATGCGATTGATATTTTTACTACAGATGGACAGCTTTATGGTGCCAATCTAGTGGTTTTGAAAGATGATAAAAAAATCTATCCTTCTTATCAGGCAGGGACAGTTGTTCGAGAAGCCACTCTAAAAAAATACCCACAATTGAAAAAAGCATTGGCAAAATTAGACGGTATTTTAACAGATAGTAAAATGGCAGAATTGAACCACAAAGTAGAAAACGACAAAGAAGAGCCGGCTAAAGTTGCTCATGACTATCTTGTAGAGAAAGGAATTTTGAAAAAATGATTGAATACAAAGAAATTAGCAAATCTTATGGAAAACAAGACATTATCAAAAATCTAAATCTAAAGATTGAAGACGGCACTTTTCTGACAGTTGTGGGGACTTCTGGCTCAGGCAAAACGACATTGTTAAAGATGATAAATGGTTTGGTCAAGCCGAATCAAGGGCAAATCCTTATCAATGGTCAAGATGTGCAGGACACGGATTTGATTGAATTGCGGCGAAACATCGGTTATTCGATTCAAGGAAATGGGCTTTTTTCACATTTGACAGTTGCTGAAAATATTGCTTTTGTTTTGAATTTACAAAAGAAAAATCAAGTGGAAATAGAGAGAGTTGTAGATGAAAAGTTAGCCATGCTTGGTTTGGATCCCCAGCTAAAAAATCGCTATCCAGCAGCTTTGTCTGGTGGGCAGGCGCAACGAGTGGGGATTGCCCGTGCACTAGCTGCAACGCCTAATATTTTGCTAATGGATGAGCCGTTTGGAGCAGTGGATGCTATTACGCGCTATCAGTTACAGCGTGAATTAAAGTTACTGCATGAAGAAACCGGAATTACAGTTGTGTTTATCACACACGATATAGCAGAAGCTTTGAAACTAGGTACGAAAATCCTCGTTTTAGATAAGGGAGAAATCCAGCAATATGGCACGCCGCAGGAAATAAAAATGCAGCCTGCAAATGATTTTGTCAAAAAATTACTAGAATTAGCAAGCTAAGGAGAAGTTCTATGAATCAAAAATGAAAGCCATGGTGATTTATGAGCCTGGTGGTCCAGAAAAATTTGTTCTAGAAGAACGAGAAATCCCGAATGTAAAAGCAGGCTGGACTCTAGTCAAGATTAAAGGTTTTGGGATCAATCATTCAGAAATTGTCACTCGGAAAGGTCTATCTCCAACTGTTCAATTCCCTCGTATTTTAGGAATTGAGTGTGTAGGACAAGTAGTTGAAACGACAAGGAGAGATTTGCAAGAAGGACAAAAAATAGTCTCTATCATGGGGGAAATGGGACGTGCTTTTGACGGTTCTTATGCTGAATATGCTCTACTTCCAAATGAGCAGATTTATCCCGTAGATAGCCAATTACCTTGGTCTGAGTTAGCAGCAGTACCAGAGACCTATTATACCGCTTTTGGCTCTTTCAAAAATCTGCAGATAAAAGAAGGAGATTCAATCTTAGTCCGAGCTGCGACAAGTGGTGTTGGATTAGCTTTCTTAAAATTGGTAAAGGCGCAATTCCCACAGAATCGTGTAGTTGGCGTAGTTCGTTCTCTTGCTAAAAAAGATTTGCTTCAACATCAAGGTTTTGATGAAATTATTTTAAATGAAAGAGGAGTTTTGCAAACTGAGGAAAAGTTTGATAAAATCCTTGAATTAGTTGGTCCGGCTACTTTAAAAAATTCATTTGACCATATTCAAAGTGCAGGAATTATCTGTAACACTGGTCAATTAGGTGGCAAATGGTATGTAGAGGAGTTTGACCCAATCGTAGAAATAAAAAATAATAGCTTTTTGACGAGTTTTTATTCAGGCAATATGAGCCAGCAGCTTATTGATGAACTTTTTAGCTATATTGATACTTACCAGAAAAATATATCTCCTCAACGAATCTTTTCGTTAGAGCAAATCCCAGCAGCCCATTCTTATATCGAAAGTCAAGCGGGATTTGGGAAAGTGGTCGTCTTAAATGATTAACTAGAAAAAATGAAAAGTGTGCAAATGCATGCTTTTTTGAATTGACATACAGTATATCTACGCCTATAATGTAAATTAGAAAATTCTATAAATGAGGCGATACAGATGAAAAAAAGGATTGGGATTTTATTAGTAGCGAGTTTGTTTCTTTTGACAGCTTGTGGGGGAAAGAAAACGAATGTGGAAACGAAACAAGAAGGAAAAGCAACGTCTGCAAAAGTTGCGTCCTCTGAGCCAGCAAAGAAAAAAGCAAAAGTTCATTATAATGGTTCTTATTATAGTGTAAAAGGAAAATACGATGAAATTGTCATCGCAAATAAACATTATCCATTATCTTCAGATTACAATCCTGGTGAAAATCCTACTGCTAAAGCAAAATTGCTGGAGTTGATTGCTGCTATGCAGCGCGAAGGCTATCCTATCAGTCATCAATATAGCGGTTTTCGTAGCTATCAAATGCAAATGACACTTTATCAAAATTATGTCAATCAAGACGGGAAAGAAGCAGCAGATCGTTATTCTGCTCGACCTGGCTATAGTGAACACCAAACAGGCTTGGCTTTTGACTTGATTGGCACAGACGGAAATTTAGTAACAGAAGAAAAGGCTAGCCAATGGCTCTTGAAACATGCAGCCGAATATGGTTTTGTCGTGCGCTATCTAAATGGTAAAGAAGACAAAACTGGATATATGCCAGAGCAATGGCATCTGCGTTATGTTGGGAAAGAAGCAAAAGCGATTGCAGATTCAGGACTATCTTTAGAAGAATATTACGGTTTTGCTGGGGGAGATTATAAGGATTAAAGTTGAACACAAGGAGACAATACACATGAAGATTTATACAATAAACCCTACTATTGATGTCGTGGAAACACCTGTTGAAGAAACTAGTCGTATCATCCGTCACCTTCACTTAGGAGAAGGAAAAATGATTCCTGAACACAAGGCTGATGTTTTGGTGACTGTTGTTTGTCTAGAAGGAAAGGTTGATTTTACAGCATCTGGTCAAACCGTTCAACTTGTTCCCGGAAGTTTTTTAACCATGGAACCCAATGAACTTCATAGTTTATATGGTGTAAAAGATAGCCATGTATTGGTTATTCAGCAATTAAAATACTGAATGTGAAAAAAGGTGAAAACTTGGATGTCATACTGTCGTAGATTCCAAGTTTTTTTGATTATATAAAAAACCTTTCCCAAAATTGGAAAAGGCTTATTATCAACATTTTTTGTAATGTAAATACGATTTTTATTTGAGACCGTATTTTTTGTTGAAACGATCCACACGTCCATCTGCTTGAGTGAATTTTTGACGTCCAGTATAGAATGGATGTGAGTCTGATGAAATTTCCACACGAATCAAAGGATAAGTGTTTCCATCTTCCCATTGAACAGTTTCGCTAGAATACTTAGTAGAACCACTAAGGAATTTGTAGCCAGTTGAAGTATCCATAAAGACAACAGGACGGTATTCAGGATGAATATCTTTTCTCATTTTTAAAAATTTCCTTTCTGCCATGGTCTCTCTGCGAGCCATAGATTCGTTACTTTGATAGTTTACCAAATTCTAGCGGATTTGACAAGTCTTTTCTACCAAATTATTTCCTTTTTGCCAATTCTTTCAATTCTTGATAAACTTCTTCGATTTCTTCTTTGGAGTAAGCATTGGCACCGCTGGCAAGAGGATGACCGCCTCCGTCGTGTTTTTTAGCTACTTCATTAATCGGGATAAATTTACTCCGCAACCGAACGCGATAGTTGCCATTTTCTTGCTCAACAAAAATTCCCCATAATTCAACGCTGTCAATACGCCCCGGAGCTGAAACGATAGCAGAAGTGTCAGCATCTGTTAAATGATTGGCTTTGAGAAGTTCCTGAGTTAAAATGACATGAGCTGCACCATTTTCATCGACTTCTAAATGGTCATAAACATAGCCTTGAAGTTTAGCGATTTGATAGCTGAAAGAGTCCATTTTTCGAGCCAAAGCAGCAAAATCAAAGGGATACTCGCGAAGTTTACTTGCGACAGCCATTGTGCGGGCAGTTGTGGCAGGATATAGGAAACGTCCTGTATCACCGACAATTCCAGCATAAAGCAATTTAGCAGAATAATCATCTAGTTTCAGTTTATTTTCCAATGCAAAGAGAGCAATTAACTCACTAGCACTACTAGA
This Streptococcus anginosus DNA region includes the following protein-coding sequences:
- a CDS encoding MarR family transcriptional regulator, translated to MDRKIINSGFYIGKIHRLSNRLMNHILLERGIQAFNGEQGRILHALWQKNYQSQTELSEQTGLTLNTLTKMIDRMIRMKLVERCSHEKDKRKKMICLTDYAKGLKAEYDAISDEIIEIFYSGFSDLEISEFEIYLERILVNLSQSRKDEA
- a CDS encoding ABC transporter permease/substrate-binding protein; the encoded protein is MNELIKLVTNQWQFLFSLVRDHIWISGLSILLALILGVGLGIFISFKKSWAGVVIGIVNILYTIPSIALLGILISITGIGNKTAIVALTLYALLPMVRSTYTGITGVDPLLVEAAEGMGSTREQILTKVQLPLAFPVMMAGFRNMVTMTIALAGIASFVGAGGLGVAIYRGITTNNQTLTLVGSILVALLALVFDFLLSLVEKSILNHKKVSEKWLVVLSFITLLTAGTIAFLQMNPMGGTVKIATKPQTENYILGEMQKQVIEEYTNLKVKMTKGVGGGTSNIHPAMVKGEFDIYAEYTGTIWEVILKKSGSYDESQFKTLESQYRKKYQLAWANTFSFNNTYGLAVRKDVAEKYNIKTFSDLAKASPNLTFGAEYDFFGREDGFARLQSTYGMKFKSQVDMDSGLKYQAIKSGKVDAIDIFTTDGQLYGANLVVLKDDKKIYPSYQAGTVVREATLKKYPQLKKALAKLDGILTDSKMAELNHKVENDKEEPAKVAHDYLVEKGILKK
- a CDS encoding ATP-binding cassette domain-containing protein; this encodes MIEYKEISKSYGKQDIIKNLNLKIEDGTFLTVVGTSGSGKTTLLKMINGLVKPNQGQILINGQDVQDTDLIELRRNIGYSIQGNGLFSHLTVAENIAFVLNLQKKNQVEIERVVDEKLAMLGLDPQLKNRYPAALSGGQAQRVGIARALAATPNILLMDEPFGAVDAITRYQLQRELKLLHEETGITVVFITHDIAEALKLGTKILVLDKGEIQQYGTPQEIKMQPANDFVKKLLELAS
- a CDS encoding zinc-binding alcohol dehydrogenase family protein, translated to MKAMVIYEPGGPEKFVLEEREIPNVKAGWTLVKIKGFGINHSEIVTRKGLSPTVQFPRILGIECVGQVVETTRRDLQEGQKIVSIMGEMGRAFDGSYAEYALLPNEQIYPVDSQLPWSELAAVPETYYTAFGSFKNLQIKEGDSILVRAATSGVGLAFLKLVKAQFPQNRVVGVVRSLAKKDLLQHQGFDEIILNERGVLQTEEKFDKILELVGPATLKNSFDHIQSAGIICNTGQLGGKWYVEEFDPIVEIKNNSFLTSFYSGNMSQQLIDELFSYIDTYQKNISPQRIFSLEQIPAAHSYIESQAGFGKVVVLND
- the ldcB gene encoding LD-carboxypeptidase LdcB/DacB gives rise to the protein MKKRIGILLVASLFLLTACGGKKTNVETKQEGKATSAKVASSEPAKKKAKVHYNGSYYSVKGKYDEIVIANKHYPLSSDYNPGENPTAKAKLLELIAAMQREGYPISHQYSGFRSYQMQMTLYQNYVNQDGKEAADRYSARPGYSEHQTGLAFDLIGTDGNLVTEEKASQWLLKHAAEYGFVVRYLNGKEDKTGYMPEQWHLRYVGKEAKAIADSGLSLEEYYGFAGGDYKD
- a CDS encoding AraC family ligand binding domain-containing protein → MKIYTINPTIDVVETPVEETSRIIRHLHLGEGKMIPEHKADVLVTVVCLEGKVDFTASGQTVQLVPGSFLTMEPNELHSLYGVKDSHVLVIQQLKY
- a CDS encoding type B 50S ribosomal protein L31 — its product is MRKDIHPEYRPVVFMDTSTGYKFLSGSTKYSSETVQWEDGNTYPLIRVEISSDSHPFYTGRQKFTQADGRVDRFNKKYGLK
- a CDS encoding DHH family phosphoesterase, translated to MEIFKQILHKIKEYDTIIIHRHMRPDPDALGSQVGLKKLLQVNFPEKKIKVAGKTEPTLAWLAKMDDVSDDDYKHALVIVCDTANTARIDDERYNKGDFLIKIDHHPNDDIYGDISWVDTSSSSASELIALFALENKLKLDDYSAKLLYAGIVGDTGRFLYPATTARTMAVASKLREYPFDFAALARKMDSFSYQIAKLQGYVYDHLEVDENGAAHVILTQELLKANHLTDADTSAIVSAPGRIDSVELWGIFVEQENGNYRVRLRSKFIPINEVAKKHDGGGHPLASGANAYSKEEIEEVYQELKELAKRK